Proteins found in one Corynebacterium zhongnanshanii genomic segment:
- the efeU gene encoding iron uptake transporter permease EfeU, which yields MLYANFLIGLREGLEATMIVTILAAYLKKTGRTKELPWLWAGVATALIVTLAAFAGIHFGTKTLSTIGQELIGGIASLITVAMITWMLLWMSKAGHNIAAELKGKMDSAIGPRAVWFVAFIAVAREGIETILLVFDSITSDNSTPILGLAAGLAIAVVLGVAMYKGAIKINLAVFFKVVGILLVIVAAGILRYGIGDLQEAGVLPGVHTYAFDISAVLTPGTWYASLLEGMFNIVPQPTLLSFIGWAVYLVVAMVLFLKPPSTKATASTTKASEAKATEAHAPAASADTTSEHTAR from the coding sequence GTGCTGTACGCAAACTTCCTCATAGGCCTGCGCGAAGGCCTTGAAGCAACCATGATCGTGACGATCCTGGCTGCTTACCTAAAGAAAACGGGACGTACAAAAGAACTCCCCTGGCTGTGGGCAGGTGTAGCCACAGCACTGATTGTCACCCTGGCGGCGTTTGCCGGAATCCACTTCGGAACGAAAACGCTGTCCACCATCGGCCAAGAGCTCATCGGCGGTATCGCCAGCCTCATCACCGTAGCCATGATCACATGGATGCTGCTGTGGATGTCCAAGGCTGGTCACAACATCGCAGCAGAGCTCAAAGGAAAGATGGACAGTGCCATCGGCCCACGCGCCGTGTGGTTTGTTGCCTTCATCGCGGTGGCCCGCGAAGGCATCGAGACCATCCTGTTGGTGTTCGACAGCATCACCAGCGACAATTCCACACCCATCCTGGGACTCGCAGCCGGCCTGGCTATCGCCGTTGTCCTGGGTGTGGCCATGTACAAGGGTGCCATCAAGATCAACCTTGCGGTGTTTTTCAAGGTGGTGGGAATCCTGCTGGTGATCGTTGCCGCGGGAATCCTGCGCTACGGCATCGGTGATCTTCAAGAGGCAGGTGTGCTGCCCGGCGTGCACACATACGCCTTTGACATCAGTGCCGTGCTCACCCCAGGAACGTGGTACGCATCCCTGCTGGAAGGCATGTTTAACATCGTCCCTCAACCCACACTTCTGTCCTTCATCGGATGGGCAGTGTACCTGGTTGTCGCGATGGTCCTCTTCTTGAAGCCTCCGTCCACCAAGGCCACGGCCTCCACGACCAAGGCTTCCGAGGCTAAAGCCACCGAGGCCCATGCTCCAGCAGCATCCGCTGACACCACATCCGAGCACACCGCTCGTTAA
- the efeO gene encoding iron uptake system protein EfeO, with translation MTTQPFKTIRVAAPLLLIPGLLVACADKADTSEAITVAATDTACELSTTDATTGTNTFTITNNGSKVNEFYVLTEAGRILGEVENIGPGATRNLVVEIQEAGSYLTQCKPGMVGEGIQGPLKVTGDSVNLAEGDAALSEAVDRYLDYVRSQTKALQSQVDEFTAAIDSGDVETAKKLYPIARTPYERIEPVAESFPDDLDPRIDLREADVADGDDWTGFHPIEKDLFTKGKITDETKKLAEQLKKDVAELVDGVNADDYSVTPAQIASGAQGLLDEIATSKITGEEDIFSHTDLYDFQANLDGSKAAIASLEKPLQERDKDLLEEINKRFDAVQKLLDKYREGDGFISYEKVNESQRKELSVALDQLTEKVSAVQEKVTS, from the coding sequence ATGACTACTCAGCCATTCAAAACCATTCGCGTTGCCGCTCCCCTTTTGCTGATCCCAGGCCTTTTGGTCGCCTGCGCGGACAAGGCAGACACCAGCGAAGCCATCACCGTTGCCGCCACGGACACCGCTTGCGAGCTCAGCACCACGGACGCAACGACCGGTACCAACACCTTCACTATCACCAACAACGGTTCGAAGGTCAATGAGTTCTACGTCCTCACCGAGGCCGGCCGCATCCTGGGCGAGGTGGAGAACATCGGCCCAGGCGCCACCCGTAACCTGGTGGTGGAGATCCAGGAAGCCGGCTCCTACCTCACCCAGTGCAAGCCTGGCATGGTCGGAGAAGGAATCCAGGGGCCACTGAAGGTCACGGGTGATTCCGTGAACCTCGCCGAGGGCGATGCAGCCCTGTCTGAGGCCGTGGACCGCTACCTGGACTACGTCCGCAGTCAGACCAAGGCCCTGCAGTCCCAGGTGGATGAGTTCACCGCAGCCATCGACTCCGGCGATGTAGAGACCGCCAAGAAGCTCTACCCGATCGCCCGCACCCCATACGAGCGCATTGAGCCTGTTGCCGAGTCCTTCCCGGATGACCTCGATCCTCGCATCGACCTGCGTGAGGCTGACGTTGCCGATGGCGACGACTGGACCGGCTTCCACCCGATCGAGAAGGACCTGTTCACCAAGGGCAAGATCACCGACGAGACCAAGAAGCTGGCCGAGCAGCTGAAGAAGGACGTGGCCGAGCTGGTCGATGGTGTGAACGCCGACGATTACTCCGTCACCCCCGCTCAGATCGCCTCCGGTGCTCAGGGTCTGCTGGATGAGATCGCTACCAGCAAGATCACCGGCGAAGAGGACATCTTCAGCCACACGGACCTCTATGACTTCCAGGCAAACCTGGATGGTTCCAAGGCCGCCATCGCCTCCCTGGAGAAGCCTCTGCAGGAGCGCGACAAGGACCTCCTGGAGGAGATCAACAAGCGCTTCGATGCTGTGCAGAAGCTGCTGGATAAGTACCGCGAGGGCGACGGCTTCATCAGCTACGAGAAGGTCAACGAGTCCCAGCGCAAGGAGCTGTCTGTGGCTCTGGACCAGCTGACGGAGAAGGTCTCCGCTGTTCAAGAAAAGGTGACGAGCTAA
- the efeB gene encoding iron uptake transporter deferrochelatase/peroxidase subunit, whose translation MSTSFSRRTFLTGAGLGAVAVGGGAAAVAAFNSSDAEAQELEAPVEFYGPHQAGIATPQQENLHIVALDVLKDAKAEDLKKLLTQWTGMAAHMCAGEPASDKNNGIQDDISEYAVPSDSGEAADLAANQLTITIGYGPSLFDNRFGLKKKKPAQLEPLPKFPSDQLVEELCYGDIVIQACANDPQVAVHAVRNLTRAGSGVVEVRWSQLGYGRASSTSEEQSTPRNLFGFKDGTRNIKGEETADMDSYVWSDEPTWMDGGSFMCVRRVRMLLEVWDRQTLKDQQETFGRYRKSGAPMGTADDPAKEHDTVPLDLVMGTEPAVPETSHVYLAHPDNNDGQRILRRAYNFVEGSDSFGHISAGLFFIAYAARPAESFIPIQMKLSRNDKMNEYVRYESSAIFACPRGLADGEDWGTQLFD comes from the coding sequence ATGAGCACGTCTTTTTCCCGTCGTACCTTCCTGACCGGTGCGGGCTTGGGCGCCGTGGCAGTCGGTGGCGGTGCCGCCGCCGTCGCCGCCTTTAATTCCTCCGACGCCGAGGCGCAGGAACTGGAAGCCCCCGTCGAGTTCTACGGCCCTCATCAGGCCGGCATTGCCACCCCGCAGCAGGAGAACCTGCACATCGTGGCGCTGGATGTGTTGAAGGACGCGAAGGCCGAGGATCTGAAGAAGCTGCTGACCCAATGGACCGGCATGGCCGCGCACATGTGCGCGGGCGAGCCGGCGTCGGATAAAAATAATGGGATTCAGGATGACATCAGCGAGTACGCTGTGCCGTCGGATTCCGGCGAAGCCGCCGATCTTGCCGCCAACCAGCTGACCATCACGATCGGCTACGGCCCGAGCCTGTTCGATAACCGCTTCGGGCTGAAAAAGAAGAAGCCGGCACAGCTTGAGCCGCTGCCGAAGTTCCCTTCCGACCAGTTGGTGGAGGAGCTGTGCTACGGCGACATTGTGATTCAGGCTTGTGCGAACGATCCTCAGGTGGCTGTCCACGCGGTGCGCAATCTCACGCGCGCGGGCAGCGGCGTGGTGGAAGTGCGCTGGTCGCAGCTGGGCTACGGCCGCGCGAGCTCCACTAGCGAGGAGCAGTCCACCCCACGCAACCTGTTCGGGTTTAAGGACGGCACCCGCAACATCAAGGGCGAGGAAACCGCCGACATGGACAGCTATGTCTGGTCGGACGAACCCACCTGGATGGACGGCGGTTCCTTCATGTGCGTGCGCCGCGTGCGCATGCTGCTGGAGGTGTGGGATCGCCAAACCTTGAAGGATCAGCAGGAGACCTTCGGGCGTTACCGCAAGTCCGGTGCGCCGATGGGCACCGCCGATGACCCGGCGAAGGAGCACGATACCGTGCCTCTGGACCTGGTGATGGGAACGGAGCCTGCGGTTCCGGAGACGTCTCACGTCTACCTGGCTCACCCGGATAATAACGACGGGCAGCGCATTCTGCGAAGGGCCTACAACTTCGTGGAGGGCTCCGATAGCTTCGGGCACATCTCCGCGGGCCTGTTCTTCATCGCATACGCTGCCCGACCTGCGGAAAGCTTCATCCCTATTCAGATGAAGCTGTCCCGCAACGACAAGATGAATGAGTACGTACGCTACGAATCCTCCGCCATCTTCGCCTGCCCTCGCGGGCTGGCTGATGGGGAGGATTGGGGTACGCAGCTATTCGATTAG
- the serA gene encoding phosphoglycerate dehydrogenase, with protein MSTNRPVVLIADKLSQSTVDALGDSVEVRWVDGPNRPELLKAVVDADALLVRSATTVDAEVLEAAKKLQIVGRAGVGLDNVDIDTATAKGVMVANAPTSNIHSACEHAISLLLATARQIPAADKTLRDGEWKRSSFNGVEILGKTVGIVGFGHIGQLFAQRLAAFETDIIAYDPYANPARAAQLGVELVELEDLVARADFVTIHLPKTKETAGMFDADLLAKSKKGQIIINAARGGLVDEQALADAIKSGHIRGAGFDVYASEPCTDSPLFELPEVVVTPHLGASTVEAQDRAGTDVAASVLRALAGDFVPDAVNVSGGKVSEEVALWLSLATNLGRVGGALLGAAPATVQVTARGELSTESVDALGLAALRGVFSGVIDEQVTFVNAPKIAEERGVTLKVEKADESVTHRSVLEVNVIAADGTNAVVTGALTGLERVEKIVRINDRGLDLRAQGSNLFLVYGDQPGALGTVGTKLGAEGINIDAAALSPNDGDSTATLVLRVDNTIPEALLEEISAELKAESAFQLDF; from the coding sequence GTGAGTACCAACCGTCCAGTTGTCCTCATTGCAGACAAGCTTTCCCAGTCCACCGTTGACGCACTGGGAGATTCCGTAGAAGTCCGTTGGGTAGACGGACCAAACCGCCCAGAGCTGCTGAAGGCAGTCGTCGACGCAGACGCCCTGCTGGTCCGCTCCGCCACCACCGTTGACGCGGAGGTGCTGGAAGCCGCTAAGAAGCTGCAGATCGTCGGACGCGCAGGCGTGGGCCTTGACAACGTCGACATCGACACCGCCACGGCCAAGGGTGTGATGGTGGCCAACGCCCCAACCTCCAACATCCACTCCGCCTGCGAGCACGCTATCTCCCTGCTGCTGGCCACCGCCCGCCAGATCCCCGCAGCCGACAAGACCCTGCGCGACGGAGAGTGGAAGCGCTCCTCCTTCAATGGCGTGGAAATCCTCGGCAAGACCGTCGGTATCGTAGGCTTCGGCCACATCGGCCAGCTGTTCGCCCAGCGCCTCGCGGCCTTCGAGACCGACATCATCGCCTACGACCCGTACGCCAACCCTGCACGCGCTGCACAGCTGGGCGTAGAGCTGGTGGAGCTGGAAGACCTCGTGGCACGCGCGGACTTCGTCACCATCCACCTGCCTAAGACCAAGGAAACCGCAGGCATGTTCGACGCAGACCTGTTGGCTAAGTCCAAGAAGGGCCAGATCATCATCAACGCCGCCCGCGGTGGCCTGGTCGATGAGCAGGCACTGGCAGACGCCATCAAGTCCGGTCACATCCGCGGCGCAGGCTTCGACGTCTACGCCTCCGAGCCTTGCACCGACTCCCCACTGTTCGAGCTCCCAGAAGTTGTGGTCACCCCACACCTGGGTGCATCCACCGTGGAAGCACAGGACCGTGCCGGCACCGACGTTGCAGCCTCCGTGCTGCGCGCACTGGCTGGCGACTTCGTTCCGGACGCCGTGAACGTCTCCGGCGGAAAGGTCTCCGAAGAGGTTGCCCTGTGGCTGTCCCTGGCCACCAACCTTGGCCGCGTGGGTGGAGCCCTGCTGGGCGCTGCCCCTGCCACCGTTCAGGTCACCGCGCGCGGTGAGCTGTCCACCGAGTCTGTTGACGCCCTGGGCCTGGCCGCACTGCGCGGCGTGTTCTCCGGCGTGATCGACGAGCAGGTCACCTTCGTGAATGCACCAAAGATCGCCGAAGAGCGTGGAGTAACGCTGAAGGTGGAGAAGGCCGATGAGTCCGTCACCCACCGCTCCGTCCTGGAGGTCAATGTCATCGCTGCCGACGGCACCAACGCCGTGGTCACCGGTGCCCTGACCGGCCTGGAACGCGTAGAGAAGATCGTGCGCATCAACGACCGTGGCCTGGACCTGCGCGCGCAGGGCTCCAACCTGTTCCTGGTCTACGGAGACCAGCCAGGCGCCCTGGGCACGGTAGGAACCAAGCTCGGCGCCGAGGGCATCAACATCGATGCCGCAGCACTGTCGCCTAACGATGGTGACTCCACCGCAACCCTGGTGCTGCGCGTGGATAACACCATCCCTGAGGCTCTGCTGGAGGAGATCTCCGCAGAGCTCAAGGCAGAGTCCGCTTTCCAGCTGGACTTCTAA
- a CDS encoding GTP-binding protein codes for MKNISNKTPVTILSGFLGSGKTTVLNDILANREGRRIAVIVNDFSEINIDAALIAGEGHLTRGEDRFVELTNGCICCTLREDLVESVGELAKSGDYDHIVIESTGISEPMPVAATFEWQWEDGTRLADVAPIDTMVTLVDANQFLTQIGHKQKLVDEDLGATPDDERTIADLLVDQVEFADKIYITKADLIPEARYHATYQILRRMNPRATIEKMEHGRVVRNDGGRHTVASDILGAHLYDEDTARAYQGYMDELTNPHTPETEEYGISSVVFTGDRPFDRERLIEALRSTSGLVRSKGYCWIADSIDKVQVWHQAGPDLRIQAAGFWQQVDLKPGNEVVLIGVNFDADQAVRKFREAMLTDEEVRAIL; via the coding sequence ATGAAAAACATTTCCAATAAAACACCCGTGACAATCCTCTCCGGATTTCTCGGATCCGGCAAAACCACGGTCCTCAACGACATCCTCGCCAATCGAGAAGGCCGCCGCATCGCCGTCATCGTCAACGATTTTTCCGAAATTAATATCGACGCCGCCCTCATCGCCGGAGAAGGTCACCTTACTCGCGGGGAAGACCGCTTCGTGGAACTCACCAACGGGTGCATCTGCTGCACCCTCCGCGAAGACCTGGTGGAATCCGTGGGCGAGCTCGCCAAGTCTGGCGACTACGACCACATCGTCATCGAATCCACGGGCATCTCCGAACCCATGCCCGTGGCCGCCACCTTCGAATGGCAGTGGGAGGACGGTACCCGGCTCGCCGACGTCGCCCCCATCGACACCATGGTCACCCTCGTGGACGCCAACCAATTCCTCACCCAGATCGGCCACAAACAAAAACTCGTGGACGAAGACCTCGGAGCCACCCCCGACGACGAGCGCACCATCGCCGACCTCCTCGTCGACCAAGTGGAATTCGCCGACAAAATCTACATCACCAAAGCAGACCTCATCCCCGAGGCCCGCTACCACGCCACCTACCAGATCCTGCGCCGCATGAACCCCCGCGCCACCATCGAGAAGATGGAACACGGGCGAGTTGTCAGAAACGATGGGGGACGGCACACGGTGGCGTCGGATATCTTAGGTGCGCACCTGTACGACGAAGATACGGCGCGCGCCTACCAGGGGTACATGGACGAATTGACCAACCCCCACACGCCGGAAACGGAGGAATACGGCATCAGCTCCGTGGTCTTCACTGGCGACCGGCCCTTTGATCGGGAGAGACTCATCGAGGCGCTACGCTCCACCAGCGGACTGGTGCGCTCCAAGGGGTACTGCTGGATCGCAGACAGTATCGACAAGGTCCAGGTATGGCACCAAGCGGGTCCTGACCTGCGTATTCAAGCAGCAGGATTCTGGCAACAGGTGGACCTAAAGCCCGGAAACGAAGTGGTTCTCATCGGCGTGAACTTCGATGCAGACCAAGCGGTTCGAAAATTCCGGGAGGCCATGCTGACGGATGAGGAGGTACGCGCTATTCTGTAG
- a CDS encoding VanZ family protein has product MTTRTSTPPRWLTLLALAAYTAVVLALTMFKAFYQIGYLWNPDNQRQQGISLQLFGEFSRGDSWFAPLFGYVGNIAFFVPFGMLLYFLLRGHASSQGHASSRGVARTIVLTTLIGMCTSAAIEAAQYIFSLGFTDIDDLIMNTFGAALGGVIAAASDKIFGPRGRWAWVSLALALGIVFAVLVGLGERLGDPDKVVEVN; this is encoded by the coding sequence ATGACCACACGTACCTCCACCCCACCCCGCTGGCTCACTCTCCTCGCGCTCGCGGCCTACACCGCGGTTGTCCTTGCGCTCACCATGTTTAAAGCCTTCTATCAGATCGGCTATCTCTGGAATCCGGACAACCAACGGCAGCAGGGCATATCCCTGCAGCTGTTCGGCGAGTTCAGCCGAGGCGATAGCTGGTTTGCTCCCCTGTTCGGATACGTTGGCAACATCGCCTTCTTCGTGCCTTTCGGCATGCTGCTCTACTTCCTGCTTCGCGGCCACGCGTCTTCTCAGGGGCACGCCTCCTCACGCGGCGTGGCGCGCACGATCGTGCTCACCACCCTCATCGGGATGTGCACCAGTGCTGCCATCGAGGCCGCCCAATACATCTTCTCCCTCGGTTTCACGGACATCGACGACCTCATCATGAACACGTTCGGCGCGGCGCTGGGCGGAGTGATTGCAGCGGCGTCGGATAAGATTTTTGGCCCACGCGGCCGGTGGGCATGGGTGTCCCTCGCACTGGCGCTCGGCATTGTCTTTGCGGTTCTGGTGGGGCTCGGGGAGCGCCTCGGTGACCCGGATAAGGTTGTGGAGGTTAACTAA